The proteins below are encoded in one region of Bdellovibrio bacteriovorus:
- a CDS encoding DEAD/DEAH box helicase, with translation MFLTPLTLLQISQLRDSGERVPFSEREAYVDGLGLLEEKGLEGYELLSKDEEALQLLLFFHDAQLNKGVKVRIEEVNYQGGLNFSCEFCAKHFPKHENCAHKWAAYVTLWQALTLDESKEENPVLLKLAQDLKSPLFLSQGKTGEARNAIPKDCQLDSLSLVLEDHPLLKGSPLNSFLDKDFSKYRLQDISKEKELLSPLLWNMPEVFRKKLTAYSDFYLNEVNEQNRLAGMIRYNFSNGMQVSAKDILRHPLHRVVPRHLLPQKASQTSVFNQWPLTQQKEHLFVSQNLRELEEVVQQLLSTVATQLRQKKIDLYLQTKSTNMRALQIKDIEFDPSTELDWRCEFVERDYLECDFKLISATKKNFQFFETVALDPESGTLMVHPWLREWNQLEEVLYSVSQENVTWVHHPGEMPIVSVIGELEAKSVLKYLRSRQIPAKVTGTSVTLSPGQGLIALQLNDKGEFYIEHKARIKGQKDLSRKGFTPRTTLYLQAMSEGLAFLLNADAKDVATRSRLKRDWDLKLLRHLGIIQYLVFEVLNHHFDGGILSDGRKVAKEELFTSLHEKVQALLVSGSGLILARDMTLEELCSKSVLTNFEDFVRKTFEVLNSSESFYSDQGEVTLEGLVEREFRLIYEMLKEWAISTNGEAFKKSRTSLLSKIWSGDPDADPYLAKGTFHLPSAKKDVSHLHETLETFQALIPFGFQIYFNGQPLQELQEDEFKVDFILQSDDEKRDINWFELNPKFFLRGEEIDPMNMRNFGSGGVIEYQGKLFLVPRKQMPSLRRLENFWLKLQKGKKDSAKKSIGDKVYQLPRHQVLELLALRASGVGIRGDEEWKKLCQFYDSLGLENREIHIPKTIKAHLKPYQLKGVQWLQDLYRLRLGALLADDMGLGKTLQTLTFLEDLRTKEDLGQVLIVVPSSLIFNWQSEVEKFAPELPFRVFTSKDRNNIGKKLELKEDVVVITTYGLLMENEDFLSQYQWKVLIFDEAQNLKNITTKRTSSARALNARFKICLTGTPMENHYGEFYSLVDLLVPGSLGRLEDFRRQFVNTEMVTREEIEDLKLKMKPLLLRRTKKEILDQLPEKQETKVSIAFEDRQREIYRDIALSYNQRVQESLLTQAEASVQLQMLTALLRLRQACSDPAALPNVRYDRVPPKLEALQDSLQEVVESGESALVFTQFIQTLEHTVELLKKSNIPVFALHGGVPTKQRQKILADFNATKGGAVLVMTLKTGGVGLNLTKASYVFHLEPWWNPSVENQATDRAHRLGQSKAVQVFRYIMHESLEEKIELLKGRKDKKFQSLFSAAETAGELGPGSGALSKEDFDILLGLK, from the coding sequence GTGTTTTTAACGCCTCTGACATTACTGCAAATTTCTCAACTTCGTGATTCTGGAGAGCGTGTGCCTTTCAGCGAGCGCGAGGCTTATGTCGATGGCTTAGGACTTTTGGAAGAAAAAGGTCTTGAAGGTTATGAATTGCTTTCGAAAGACGAAGAAGCTTTGCAACTTCTTTTGTTCTTTCACGATGCGCAGTTAAACAAGGGTGTTAAAGTTCGCATTGAAGAAGTGAACTATCAGGGCGGTTTGAATTTTTCCTGCGAGTTTTGCGCAAAACATTTTCCTAAACATGAAAACTGCGCGCACAAATGGGCGGCTTACGTGACCTTGTGGCAGGCTTTGACTTTGGATGAAAGCAAAGAAGAAAATCCTGTTCTGCTGAAGTTAGCGCAAGATCTTAAATCGCCTCTTTTTCTAAGTCAGGGTAAGACAGGGGAAGCGCGCAACGCGATTCCTAAAGACTGTCAGCTGGATTCATTAAGCCTGGTGCTGGAAGATCATCCTTTGTTAAAGGGTTCTCCGCTGAATTCTTTTTTAGATAAAGACTTTAGCAAGTACCGCTTACAAGACATCTCGAAAGAAAAAGAACTTTTATCGCCCTTGCTTTGGAATATGCCCGAGGTTTTCAGAAAAAAACTAACAGCTTATTCCGATTTTTATTTGAACGAAGTGAATGAACAAAATCGCTTGGCCGGGATGATTCGTTATAACTTCAGTAACGGGATGCAGGTGAGTGCCAAAGATATTTTGCGCCATCCTTTGCATCGCGTGGTGCCGCGCCATCTTCTTCCACAAAAGGCCTCGCAAACCTCTGTTTTCAATCAATGGCCTTTGACCCAGCAGAAAGAGCATCTTTTCGTCAGTCAAAATCTGCGAGAGCTTGAAGAGGTTGTGCAACAACTTCTCAGCACCGTGGCTACGCAACTGCGCCAAAAAAAGATAGACCTTTATTTGCAGACAAAGAGCACCAATATGCGGGCTTTGCAGATTAAAGACATCGAATTTGATCCTAGTACAGAGCTAGATTGGCGTTGCGAGTTTGTCGAACGTGATTATTTAGAATGTGACTTTAAGCTTATCAGCGCGACTAAGAAGAACTTTCAGTTTTTTGAAACGGTGGCTTTGGATCCTGAAAGCGGCACTCTGATGGTGCATCCGTGGCTCAGAGAATGGAATCAACTCGAAGAAGTTCTTTACAGCGTTTCTCAAGAGAATGTCACATGGGTGCATCATCCCGGTGAGATGCCGATTGTTTCCGTGATTGGCGAACTTGAAGCAAAGTCAGTTTTAAAATATCTGCGTTCTCGGCAAATTCCGGCGAAGGTGACGGGCACTTCTGTGACACTGTCGCCGGGGCAAGGTCTTATCGCTCTGCAATTGAATGACAAGGGCGAGTTCTATATCGAGCACAAGGCGCGTATCAAGGGTCAGAAAGATCTGTCTCGCAAAGGTTTTACGCCACGAACAACCTTGTACCTTCAGGCGATGTCGGAAGGTTTGGCGTTTTTACTAAACGCCGATGCCAAAGATGTGGCCACGCGCAGTCGTCTGAAGCGCGATTGGGACTTAAAGCTTTTGCGGCACTTGGGAATTATCCAGTATCTCGTGTTTGAAGTTTTAAACCATCATTTCGACGGTGGTATTTTATCAGATGGAAGAAAAGTCGCTAAAGAAGAGCTTTTCACGTCTTTACATGAAAAAGTTCAAGCATTGTTAGTGAGCGGTTCTGGCCTTATTCTGGCTCGCGATATGACGCTTGAAGAACTGTGTTCAAAAAGTGTCTTAACAAATTTTGAAGACTTTGTTCGCAAGACATTTGAAGTTTTAAACTCCTCAGAATCTTTTTATTCAGATCAAGGAGAAGTGACGCTGGAAGGATTAGTCGAACGCGAGTTCCGCCTGATCTATGAGATGTTGAAAGAGTGGGCGATATCCACGAATGGTGAAGCGTTTAAGAAATCTCGGACCTCTTTGCTTTCAAAAATCTGGAGTGGCGACCCGGACGCGGATCCCTATTTAGCGAAGGGTACATTTCATCTGCCTTCCGCCAAAAAAGATGTATCCCATCTTCATGAAACATTAGAGACATTCCAAGCCCTGATTCCTTTTGGATTTCAAATTTACTTCAACGGACAGCCTTTACAAGAGTTGCAGGAAGATGAATTCAAAGTCGACTTTATTCTTCAGTCGGATGATGAAAAGCGCGATATCAATTGGTTTGAACTGAATCCCAAGTTCTTCTTGCGCGGTGAAGAGATCGATCCGATGAATATGCGCAACTTTGGTAGCGGTGGCGTGATTGAGTATCAAGGGAAATTGTTCCTGGTGCCACGCAAGCAAATGCCGTCGCTACGTCGCCTTGAAAATTTCTGGTTGAAGTTGCAAAAAGGGAAAAAAGACTCTGCGAAAAAGAGCATTGGTGACAAGGTTTATCAATTGCCTAGACATCAGGTTTTAGAGCTTTTGGCTTTGCGCGCTTCCGGTGTCGGCATCCGTGGTGATGAAGAATGGAAAAAGCTCTGTCAGTTCTATGACAGCCTGGGGTTAGAGAACCGAGAGATTCACATTCCAAAAACTATCAAAGCCCACTTAAAACCTTATCAGTTAAAAGGTGTGCAATGGCTGCAGGATCTTTACCGTCTGCGTTTAGGAGCTTTGTTGGCGGATGATATGGGTCTTGGGAAAACACTGCAGACTCTAACTTTCCTTGAGGATTTGCGAACGAAGGAAGACTTAGGACAGGTTTTAATCGTGGTGCCTTCTTCATTGATCTTTAACTGGCAAAGTGAAGTCGAAAAGTTCGCGCCGGAGTTGCCTTTCCGCGTCTTCACGTCGAAAGATCGAAACAACATCGGTAAAAAACTAGAGCTGAAAGAAGACGTCGTCGTTATCACGACCTATGGCCTCTTAATGGAAAACGAAGACTTCCTTAGTCAGTATCAATGGAAAGTTTTGATTTTCGATGAAGCGCAAAACCTAAAAAATATCACGACGAAGCGAACCAGCTCGGCCCGTGCGCTGAATGCGCGATTTAAAATCTGCCTGACGGGAACGCCGATGGAAAACCACTATGGCGAGTTCTATTCTTTGGTTGATTTACTAGTTCCGGGAAGCTTGGGACGACTTGAGGACTTCCGTCGCCAATTCGTAAATACGGAAATGGTGACTCGCGAAGAAATCGAAGATCTGAAATTAAAAATGAAGCCTTTGCTTCTGCGTCGTACAAAAAAAGAGATTTTAGATCAGCTTCCAGAAAAACAAGAAACGAAGGTCAGTATCGCCTTTGAAGACAGACAGCGCGAAATTTATCGCGATATTGCTTTGTCCTACAATCAGCGAGTTCAAGAAAGCTTGTTGACGCAAGCTGAAGCCAGCGTGCAACTGCAAATGTTAACGGCACTTTTGCGCCTAAGACAGGCCTGCTCGGACCCAGCCGCTCTTCCGAATGTGCGATACGACCGTGTGCCACCGAAACTAGAAGCTCTTCAAGACTCTTTGCAAGAAGTTGTCGAGTCCGGCGAAAGTGCTTTGGTGTTCACACAGTTTATTCAAACTTTGGAACACACGGTGGAGTTACTTAAGAAATCCAACATCCCGGTCTTTGCCTTGCACGGGGGCGTACCAACGAAGCAGAGACAAAAGATTTTAGCGGACTTCAATGCCACAAAAGGTGGAGCCGTTCTGGTTATGACTCTAAAAACCGGTGGCGTCGGCTTGAACTTAACTAAAGCCAGCTACGTCTTTCACTTAGAGCCTTGGTGGAATCCTTCCGTTGAAAACCAAGCGACCGACCGAGCTCATCGTTTGGGGCAAAGTAAAGCGGTGCAAGTTTTCCGTTACATCATGCATGAATCTTTAGAAGAAAAAATCGAACTTCTAAAAGGGCGCAAAGACAAAAAGTTCCAGTCTTTGTTCTCTGCGGCGGAAACTGCCGGAGAATTGGGCCCGGGATCTGGCGCTTTAAGCAAAGAAGACTTCGATATTCTTCTAGGTTTGAAGTAG
- a CDS encoding DUF6789 family protein: MNTLLRGLWAGVMATSSMTISLFQAFKSLPFLQKAPLPPALLSKEIGEKTGLAKNLTSQQQQMFTMVSHFGYGAAAGAVYAILASKVPGNPVVKGSLFGMGVWLASYYGLIPSMGLSTSAPNMTKKRNFMMFASHIVWGISLGYAEQELRRRGSKMLDGRRNPVLAK; encoded by the coding sequence ATGAACACACTGCTTCGCGGTCTTTGGGCTGGAGTTATGGCAACAAGTTCGATGACGATTTCTCTTTTCCAGGCATTTAAAAGTCTGCCCTTTCTACAAAAAGCACCTCTTCCTCCCGCTCTCCTCAGCAAAGAAATTGGCGAGAAGACAGGCCTTGCAAAAAATCTGACGTCGCAGCAGCAACAGATGTTCACGATGGTGTCCCATTTCGGGTATGGCGCCGCAGCCGGTGCGGTTTATGCGATCCTTGCCTCGAAAGTTCCGGGCAATCCTGTCGTCAAAGGAAGTCTCTTTGGTATGGGGGTTTGGCTTGCTAGTTATTATGGTCTTATTCCCAGCATGGGGCTTTCAACTTCAGCACCCAATATGACTAAGAAAAGAAATTTTATGATGTTTGCTTCCCACATTGTTTGGGGCATCAGTCTGGGTTACGCCGAACAAGAACTGCGTCGCCGAGGATCGAAAATGCTAGATGGAAGAAGAAATCCAGTGCTCGCGAAATAG
- a CDS encoding YbhB/YbcL family Raf kinase inhibitor-like protein — translation MQTHFTISSPVFENNGEIPKQYTCEGDDMSPPLEWYGAPQGTKSYAIIVDDPDAPDPSAPKRTWVHWVVYNIPAEIHALPENFHDFPEETQEVENDWKASGYRGPCPPIGKHHYHHKIYALNTFLPQNGILTKEDLLKAMKGHILGEADLVGTYEMRH, via the coding sequence ATGCAAACGCATTTTACGATCAGCTCGCCGGTTTTTGAAAACAATGGCGAGATTCCTAAACAGTACACTTGCGAAGGCGACGATATGTCTCCGCCCTTAGAGTGGTATGGCGCACCTCAAGGAACTAAAAGTTATGCGATCATTGTTGATGATCCTGATGCTCCAGATCCATCGGCTCCGAAAAGAACTTGGGTGCACTGGGTGGTTTATAATATTCCCGCAGAGATTCATGCCCTGCCTGAAAACTTTCACGATTTTCCAGAGGAAACTCAAGAGGTGGAAAATGACTGGAAAGCTTCGGGTTACCGTGGCCCCTGCCCTCCTATTGGAAAGCACCACTATCATCATAAAATTTATGCTCTGAACACATTTCTGCCTCAAAACGGCATCTTAACCAAAGAGGATTTGTTGAAGGCCATGAAGGGTCACATCCTGGGCGAGGCCGATCTTGTCGGCACTTACGAAATGAGACACTAA
- a CDS encoding dimethylarginine dimethylaminohydrolase family protein — MATSLRPTLVVSTCDAEDLSIWDRQETCEQHERFRHVLRKAGARVLEVPLVPDDLDSVFVKDSALLVDNGQERLAFMAHPRHHARRDEQYHRGHGLSDLGFRIVGEAAHYFEGGDLTLLPAKNKALVGYGQRTDYEALAEVEDFLGIEAVPLELTHKSFFHLDLACAVLSDGTAFACQDAFSEESWRRLTNLSDLKRLIPVSKNAAYNFGLNMVEVGDTIVLGDDVKEVIDQLEMMGKNVIVTPLDCFHKSSGSAACLSARVHHMPEI; from the coding sequence ATGGCGACTTCACTCCGTCCCACTCTAGTAGTCAGCACCTGTGATGCCGAGGACTTGTCCATCTGGGATCGGCAGGAAACTTGTGAGCAACACGAACGCTTCCGACATGTTTTGCGAAAAGCGGGAGCGCGTGTCTTAGAAGTGCCGCTGGTACCTGATGACCTCGATTCGGTTTTTGTGAAAGACAGCGCCTTGCTTGTCGATAACGGCCAAGAGCGTTTGGCCTTTATGGCCCATCCCCGGCATCACGCACGAAGGGATGAACAGTATCATCGCGGCCATGGCCTGAGCGATCTTGGCTTTCGCATCGTTGGCGAGGCGGCACATTATTTTGAAGGTGGTGACCTGACGCTTCTGCCTGCGAAAAACAAGGCCTTAGTGGGTTACGGACAAAGAACTGACTATGAAGCCTTAGCAGAAGTGGAAGATTTTTTAGGAATCGAAGCAGTGCCCTTAGAGCTGACTCATAAAAGTTTCTTTCACCTGGATTTGGCCTGTGCCGTTTTAAGCGATGGCACCGCCTTTGCCTGCCAGGACGCTTTTTCCGAGGAGTCTTGGCGGAGACTGACGAACTTATCAGACTTAAAACGGCTGATCCCCGTTTCTAAAAATGCTGCGTATAATTTCGGCTTAAACATGGTCGAAGTCGGCGACACCATAGTGCTGGGCGATGATGTCAAAGAAGTCATCGATCAATTGGAAATGATGGGGAAAAACGTGATTGTGACTCCGTTAGACTGCTTTCATAAATCCAGCGGAAGTGCCGCATGCCTTTCGGCTCGCGTTCATCATATGCCCGAGATTTAA
- a CDS encoding pseudouridine synthase — MNPFKILFQDKHFFAIDKPAGYFVHPPELSPYPVPREKICLYHLRKHFNQDVFPVHRLDAPTSGVLLFAMSRDSARELNRLFADRKMHKTYQAVVRGIVEEEGRIDLPLEIDEGRVLAESTTLYKRLSTIELPFPVGKKYPTARYSWVEVNPVTGRWHQIRRHFDRIAHPLLGDIEHGDSHHNRFFRDHLEIRGLCLKATSIRMQNPWSQEEITIRTEPCEKWDKIEKLFSQQS; from the coding sequence ATGAATCCGTTTAAAATTCTTTTTCAAGATAAACACTTTTTTGCTATCGATAAGCCGGCGGGATATTTCGTGCATCCTCCGGAACTATCGCCTTATCCCGTGCCTCGCGAAAAAATCTGTCTTTATCATTTAAGAAAGCATTTTAATCAGGATGTTTTTCCTGTTCATCGTTTAGACGCTCCAACCAGTGGCGTGCTGCTTTTTGCAATGAGCCGAGATTCCGCACGAGAGCTGAACCGTCTTTTTGCCGATCGCAAAATGCACAAAACTTATCAGGCCGTGGTGCGTGGAATTGTTGAAGAAGAAGGACGTATTGACCTCCCTCTGGAAATCGATGAAGGGCGAGTCCTTGCCGAATCGACCACACTGTATAAACGACTTAGCACCATCGAACTTCCCTTCCCTGTCGGTAAGAAATATCCGACTGCGCGCTATTCATGGGTGGAAGTCAATCCGGTGACAGGACGCTGGCACCAAATCCGTCGGCACTTTGACAGAATCGCTCACCCTTTGCTGGGCGATATTGAGCATGGAGATTCCCATCACAATCGGTTCTTTCGCGATCACTTGGAAATTCGTGGTCTGTGTTTGAAAGCCACTTCCATTCGGATGCAGAATCCCTGGAGCCAAGAAGAAATTACGATTCGTACCGAGCCCTGTGAGAAATGGGACAAAATCGAAAAACTGTTCTCACAACAGAGCTAG
- a CDS encoding zinc-dependent alcohol dehydrogenase: MLAMDYRGPYRVRVEEKPDPVIEHPNDAIVKVTRSCICGSDLHLYHGLVPDTRVGSTFGHEFTGIVVEVGPSVQNLKVGDHVLVPFNIFCGSCFFCKRELYSNCHNTNPEATAVGGIFGYSHTTGGYDGGQAEYVRVPMADVGPTKIPSDLDLDDAVLLTDAYPTGYQAAEMGEIKEGDTVVIFGAGPVGIFAAKSAWILGAGRVIVVDNVEYRLEFVKNFAHCEVVNFREVDDMAIHIKKMTDWLGADVCIDAVGCEASGNATQSITGRATMLQGGSATVLHWCINSVRKGGVVSIVGVYGPTFNAIPIGNAVNKGLTLRMNQASVKRHLPRLIEHIQEGRIEPKKVITHKVPLEEVADAYHIFSSKLDNCIKTVLVPPGAPH, from the coding sequence ATGTTAGCAATGGACTATCGCGGGCCGTATCGAGTCCGTGTTGAGGAAAAGCCAGATCCTGTGATTGAACATCCCAACGATGCCATCGTCAAGGTCACCCGCTCGTGCATTTGCGGTTCGGACCTGCACCTCTATCACGGGCTGGTGCCTGACACGCGTGTGGGGTCGACGTTTGGTCACGAGTTCACAGGAATAGTTGTGGAGGTCGGGCCCTCGGTGCAGAATCTTAAAGTGGGTGACCACGTTTTGGTGCCTTTTAATATCTTTTGCGGATCCTGTTTTTTCTGCAAACGAGAACTCTACAGCAACTGCCATAACACCAATCCCGAAGCCACAGCCGTCGGTGGCATCTTTGGTTATTCACATACTACAGGTGGCTATGATGGCGGCCAGGCCGAGTATGTTCGCGTGCCCATGGCGGATGTGGGACCTACAAAAATTCCTTCGGACTTAGACTTAGATGATGCTGTCCTTCTGACTGATGCCTATCCTACAGGTTATCAAGCGGCAGAGATGGGAGAAATCAAAGAGGGCGACACCGTCGTCATTTTTGGCGCAGGTCCTGTCGGAATATTCGCGGCTAAGTCGGCTTGGATTCTTGGTGCAGGTCGAGTCATCGTGGTTGACAATGTCGAGTATCGATTGGAATTCGTAAAGAACTTTGCACATTGTGAAGTGGTTAACTTTCGAGAAGTAGATGACATGGCTATCCACATAAAAAAAATGACGGATTGGCTGGGAGCAGACGTCTGTATTGATGCCGTCGGTTGCGAGGCCTCGGGTAACGCCACCCAAAGCATCACCGGTCGAGCCACCATGCTGCAAGGTGGTTCCGCAACTGTTCTGCATTGGTGTATCAACTCTGTCAGAAAAGGAGGCGTGGTTTCCATCGTCGGAGTTTACGGTCCAACGTTCAATGCGATTCCTATTGGCAACGCTGTAAACAAGGGCCTGACTTTAAGAATGAATCAAGCCAGCGTAAAAAGACATTTGCCTCGACTGATCGAACACATTCAAGAAGGCCGTATCGAACCTAAGAAGGTGATCACACATAAAGTTCCCTTAGAAGAGGTTGCCGATGCTTACCATATTTTTTCAAGCAAATTAGACAACTGCATTAAAACCGTGTTGGTACCTCCAGGCGCACCTCACTGA
- a CDS encoding ArsR/SmtB family transcription factor: MLDIYLTMETIDHPKLKDISLEQVLKALGDPVRLSVVKQLLKDPAGEIACGSFDYSVTKATFSHHMQILREAGVTRSRQDGTKKLVSLRLDELEKRFPGLIEVILTTK, encoded by the coding sequence ATGTTAGATATTTATCTAACAATGGAAACTATCGATCATCCGAAGCTCAAAGATATTAGTTTGGAACAAGTGCTGAAAGCACTGGGGGATCCTGTGCGTCTTTCCGTTGTGAAGCAGCTTCTTAAGGACCCTGCGGGCGAAATTGCTTGCGGTTCTTTTGATTATTCAGTGACAAAAGCGACGTTCTCTCATCATATGCAGATTTTGCGTGAGGCGGGTGTCACCCGCAGTCGTCAAGACGGCACGAAGAAGCTGGTGTCTTTACGTCTCGACGAACTAGAAAAAAGATTTCCCGGTTTGATTGAGGTGATTCTAACAACAAAATAA